From the Ciona intestinalis chromosome 2, KH, whole genome shotgun sequence genome, one window contains:
- the LOC100180450 gene encoding uncharacterized protein LOC100180450, with amino-acid sequence MDHLTYLLPSDIRFTQDNINSVFFGGDSVNKTIEKICYGKMRVEELPLMTVIKLNNSFYSYDNRRLYVFRVLELLNGVQKIPVFLTTYIDTNKFTSQNNGESIVVRNDVTFPQAMPKALPADKGQIKENKGDANTTQEPTVSAIATKTNEIFLKGQILSRKLIKGYGLKMLVSCSVKKWKIRNNTLATLFDPICVYMAGPNYILMMGHGRVLYIRRVHANSEKTSQVQFKIMEPLAVACSPLK; translated from the exons ATGGACCATTTGACTTATTTACTTCCGTCGGATATTAGATTCACTCAAGATAATATTAATAGCGTGTTTTTTGGTGGGGATTCGGTGAACAAGACAATAGAAAAAATCTGCTATGGTAAGATGCGTGTAGAAGAGCTGCCTCTGATGACTGTGATCAAATTGAACAACAGTTTCTACAGCTATGACAACAGAAGACTTTATGTGTTTCGAGTATTAGAACTTTTAAATGGAGTTCAGAAAATTCCGGTATTCCTGACCACATATATTGATACAAACAAGTTTACAAGCCAAAACAACGGGGAATCAATTGTCGTTCGAAACGATGTTACTTTTCCACAAGCAATGCCAAAAGCTCTCCCTGCAGATAAGGGGcagataaaagaaaataaagg TGACGCTAATACTACACAAGAACCAACTGTCAGCGCAATAGCTACGAAGACGAACGAAATCTTTTTAAAGGGTCAGATATTATCCCGTAAGCTTATAAAGGGTTATGGCTTGAAAATGTTGGTCTCCTGTTCGGTGAAAAAATGGAAGATACGAAATAATACGCTGGCAACTTTGTTTGACCCAATATGTGTTTACATGGCTGGTCCTAATTATATCTTAATGATGGGCCATGGTAGAGTTCTATACATACGTCGGGTTCATGCAAACTCTGAGAAAACCTCACAGgttcaatttaaaatcatgGAACCGCTAGCTGTCGCATGTTCTCCacttaagtaa
- the LOC100177557 gene encoding coiled-coil domain-containing protein 12: MMGDKNVGNLEEAARKRKERLKAMREQRMTGGEPPSKKSGKEELPKPELKLRNYNPVGDDLKEAVLANAEPEKVEDQITNQLESQAAEPTVQEEVDILKLAPRKPDWDLKRDIQSKLDRLERKTQRAIAEIIRERLKQSTKEDAAHFAEVPDEMKGDGYDSD; encoded by the exons ATGATGGGAGATAAAAATGTTGGCAATCTTGAGGAGGCAGCACGAAAGAGGAAAGAACGATTAAAAGCGATGCGAGAACAAAGGATGACAGGAGGTGAACCTCCATCAAAGAAGAGCGGGAAAGAGGAGCTTCCAAAACCAGAACTGAAACTTCGAAATTACAATCCTGTTGGGGATGACCTGAAAGAAGCTGTGTTGGCAAACGCAGAACCGGAGAAAGTAGAAGACCAAATAACT AATCAATTAGAAAGTCAAGCAGCTGAGCCAACTGTGCAGGAGGAAGTGGACATATTAAAGCTTGCTCCAAGAAAACCTGACTGGGACTTAAAACGAGACATTCAGTCCAAACTTGATCGATTAGAAAGAAAAACTCAGCGGGCCATCGCAGAAATAATTCGGGAGCGATTAAAACAATCGACTAAAGAAGATGCCGCCCATTTTGCGGAAGTTCCAGATGAAATGAAAGGAGATGGTTATGATTCAGACTGA